Proteins encoded by one window of Lathyrus oleraceus cultivar Zhongwan6 chromosome 1, CAAS_Psat_ZW6_1.0, whole genome shotgun sequence:
- the LOC127121977 gene encoding transcription factor MYB16, with protein MGRSPCCDKVGLKKGPWTPEEDQKLLAYIEEHGHGSWRALPAKAGLQRCGKSCRLRWTNYLRPDIKRGKFSLQEEQTIIQLHALLGNRWSAIATHLSKRTDNEIKNYWNTHLKKRLTKMGIDPVTHKPKNDALLSSSDNVHSKTASNLSHMAQWESARLEAEARLVRESKIRSHNSLLHNNHNHLKAWNINLESPTSTLSYNENVPPIIMSSEGIGGEKNNNNDNEKNSNNNNGNDDENNVVVSMIEFVGTNSSSIVKEEGGDDQENWKDYESFTSNLHHELTMSMDQGGVGDVIAEEGFTNLLLKTNSEDLSLSESGGESNNGGDGGSGSEFYEDNNNYWNSILNLVNSSPSHSPMF; from the exons ATGGGACGTTCACCATGTTGTGACAAAGTTGGTTTAAAGAAAGGTCCATGGACTCCAGAAGAAGATCAAAAACTCTTGGCTTATATCGAAGAACACGGCCATGGAAGTTGGCGCGCTTTGCCAGCTAAAGCTG GTCTTCAAAGATGTGGAAAGAGTTGCAGATTAAGATGGACCAATTATCTTAGACCTGATATTAAGAGAGGAAAATTTAGTTTGCAAGAAGAACAAACCATTATTCAACTTCATGCTCTCTTAGGGAACAG GTGGTCAGCTATAGCTACACATTTGTCAAAGAGAACAGATAATGAGATAAAGAATTATTGGAACACACATCTGAAGAAAAGGTTAACAAAAATGGGAATTGATCCAGTTACTCACAAACCTAAAAATGATGCACTTCTTTCATCAAGTGATAATGTTCATTCAAAAACAGCTTCAAATCTTAGTCACATGGCTCAATGGGAAAGTGCTCGTCTTGAAGCTGAAGCTAGACTTGTTAGAGAATCCAAAATCCGTTCACATAATTCACTTCTTCATAATAATCATAATCATTTGAAGGCTTGGAATATTAATCTTGAGTCTCCTACTTCAACTTTATCTTATAATGAGAATGTTCCACCAATTATTATGAGTAGTGAAGGAATTGGAGGAGAGAAAAACAACAACAATGATAATGAGAAAAATAGCAACAATAATAATGGTAATGATGATGAGAACAATGTTGTTGTGTCTATGATTGAGTTTGTAGGGACAAATTCAAGTTCAATCGTGAAAGAAGAAGGTGGTGATGATCAAGAAAATTGGAAAGATTATGAAAGTTTTACATCAAATCTTCATCATGAGTTAACTATGTCAATGGATCAAGGTGGTGTTGGTGATGTTATTGCTGAAGAAGGGTTTACTAATCTTTTGCTTAAAACAAATTCTGAAGATTTGAGTTTGTCAGAAAGTGGTGGAGAATCTAACAATGGTGGTGATGGTGGAAGTGGAAGTGAATTCTATGAAGATAACAATAACTATTGGAATAGTATTCTTAATTTAGTTAATTCTTCTCCTTCTCATTCACCAATGTTTTGA